One Rattus norvegicus strain BN/NHsdMcwi chromosome 18, GRCr8, whole genome shotgun sequence DNA segment encodes these proteins:
- the Pcdhga4 gene encoding protocadherin gamma-A4 isoform X1 gives MAAPYGSYRRGLIWICIYLGSLCYIRAEQIRYSVPEELEKGSAVGNLAADLGLEPKKLGERGVRIVSRGKTQLFALNPRSGSLVTAGRIDREGLCDRSPKCTANLEILLEDKVRILAVEVEIIDVNDNAPSFGAQQREIKVAESEIPGTRFPLPEAFDPDIGVNALQGYQLSSTGHFSLDVQNGPDGIKYPELVLEKALDREEEAFHYLVLTAFDGGDPVRSGTATIQITVVDTNDNAPVFTQPEYHISVKENLPVGTRLLTVKASDPDEGANGEVTYSFRNVRDKISQLFQLNSLTGDITMVGELDYEDSGFYDVDVEAHDGPGLRARSKVLVTVLDVNDNAPEVTVTSLTSSIQETSPPGTVIALFNVHDSDSGENGLVTCSIPDNLPFRLEKTYGNYHQLLIHRTLDREEVSDYNITITATDQGTPPLSTETYISLQVVDINDNPPTFTHASYSAYIPENNPRGAAILSITAQDPDSGENAQVIYSLSEDTIQGAPLSSYISINSNTGVLYALRSFDYEQFQDLKLLVTARDSGNPPLSSNASLSLFVLDQNDNTPEILYPTVPTDGSTGVELTPRSAEPGYLVTKVVAVDKDSGQNAWLSYRLLKASEPGLFSVGLHTGEVRTARALLDRDALKQNLVVAVQDHGQPPLSATVTLTIAVSDNIPDILADLGNINPHIDQEDSDITLYLVVAVAVVSCVFLAFVIVLLIHRLRRWHSTRLLQAAGNGLSSMPTSHFVGVDGVHAFLQTYSHEVSLTADSGKSHLIFPQPNYADTLISQESCAKSDPLLVSQDLLEIKGDSSLQTTLQFLRRPLSVAVGQKKRETIFQTRKEPGRVTSCTNQP, from the exons ATGGCGGCTCCTTACGGATCATACCGCAGGGGACTAATCTGGATCTGCATTTACCTTGGATCCCTATGCTACATCCGCGCGGAACAGATCCGGTACTCTGTGCCAGAAGAGCTGGAAAAGGGCTCTGCTGTAGGTAATCTCGCCGCGGACCTGGGGTTGGAGCCTAAGAAACTGGGAGAACGCGGAGTCCGCATCGTCTCCAGAGGTAAGACCCAGCTCTTTGCTCTGAATCCGCGAAGCGGCAGTTTAGTGACTGCAGGGAGGATAGACAGGGAAGGGCTCTGTGACAGATCCCCAAAGTGTACCGCAAATCTGGAGATTCTCCTGGAGGATAAAGTGAGGATTCTAGCCGTAGAAGTGGAAATTATCGATGTTAATGATAATGCCCCCAGTTTTGGAGCACAGCAGAGGGAAATAAAAGTTGCTGAAAGTGAAATTCCTGGAACAAGATTTCCTCTTCCTGAAGCTTTTGATCCGGACATAGGGGTGAACGCCTTGCAGGGTTACCAGCTCAGCTCCACTGGTCATTTCTCCCTGGATGTGCAAAATGGACCGGATGGGATTAAATACCCAGAACTGGTGCTAGAAAAAGCCTTAGACCGCGAGGAGGAAGCCTTTCATTACCTGGTTCTCACCGCCTTCGACGGAGGCGACCCGGTTCGCTCTGGTACTGCCACAATTCAAATAACAGTCGTGGACACCAATGACAATGCTCCTGTATTCACTCAGCCAGAGTACCACATTAGTGTGAAGGAGAATTTGCCTGTAGGCACCCGGCTACTTACCGTAAAAGCCAGTGACCCGGATGAAGGAGCCAATGGAGAAGTGACATATTCTTTCCGGAATGTAAGAGACAAAATATCCCAGCTCTTCCAGCTGAATTCTCTGACTGGGGACATCACAATGGTGGGGGAGCTGGATTATGAGGACTCTGGATTCTATGATGTTGATGTAGAAGCCCACGATGGACCTGGTCTTCGAGCTAGAAGTAAGGTACTGGTGACAGTTCTGGATGTAAATGACAATGCTCCGGAGGTCACAGTCACCTCTCTCACCAGTTCTATCCAAGAAACTTCTCCCCCAGGCACAGTGATTGCTCTCTTCAATGTGCACGACAGTGACTCGggagagaatggccttgtcactTGTTCTATTCCGGATAATCTTCCATTCAGGCTGGAAAAGACCTATGGAAACTATCATCAGTTGTTGATACACAGGACTCTGGACAGGGAAGAAGTCTCTGACTATAACATTACAATAACTGCCACCGACCAGGGAACTCCACCACTGTCTACAGAGACTTACATCTCATTGCAGGTGGTGGACATTAATGACAACCCGCCCACCTTCACCCATGCCTCCTATTCTGCCTACATTCCAGAAAACAACCCTAGAGGAGCTGCCATCTTATCCATAACAGCCCAGGACCCAGACAGTGGTGAGAATGCCCAGGTAATCTACTCCCTGTCAGAGGACACCATCCAGGGGGCACCCCTGTCCTCCTACATCTCCATCAACTCCAATACCGGTGTCCTTTATGCACTGCGTTCCTTTGATTATGAGCAGTTTCAAGACTTGAAGCTATTGGTGACAGCCAGGGACAGTGGGAACCCTCCACTCAGCAGCAACGCGTCCCTGAGCTTGTTTGTGCTGGACCAGAATGACAACACGCCTGAGATCCTGTACCCCACCGTCCCCACTGATGGTTCTACTGGCGTGGAGCTGACCCCTCGTTCTGCAGAACCTGGATACCTGGTGACCAAGGTGGTGGCAGTAGACAAAGACTCAGGACAGAATGCCTGGCTGTCCTACCGTCTGCTCAAAGCCAGCGAGCCAGGGCTCTTCTCGGTGGGGCTGCACACAGGTGAGGTACGCACAGCTCGGGCCCTACTGGACCGAGATGCTCTGAAGCAGAACCTGGTGGTGGCTGTGCAGGACCATGGCCAGCCCCCTCTCTCTGCCACAGTCACACTCACCATAGCCGTGTCAGACAACATCCCAGACATCCTGGCGGATTTGGGCAACATTAACCCTCACATTGACCAAGAGGATTCAGACATCACATTGTACCTGGTGGTAGCTGTGGCTGTGGTCTCTTGTGTCTTCTTAGCCTTTGTCATTGTgctgctgatacacaggctccgTCGCTGGCACTCAACCCGCCTGCTTCAGGCTGCAGGTAACGGGTTGTCATCCATGCCGACATCGCATTTTGTGGGTGTGGATGGCGTACATGCCTTCCTACAGACCTATTCTCATGAGGTCTCCCTCACAGCAGACTCTGGGAAGAGTCACCTGATCTTCCCGCAGCCCAACTATGCAGATACGCTCATCAGCCAGGAGAGCTGTGCGAAAAGTGACCCTCTCCTGGTATCGCAAGACTTGCTTGAAATAAAAGGAGATTCCAGTCTTCAG ACTACGTTGCAATTTCTGAGAAGACCTCTGAGCGTCGCTGTAggtcaaaagaagagagagaccaTTTTCCAAACGCGTAAGGAGCCTGGGAGAGTAACTTCCTGTACAAACCAACCATAG